The Argiope bruennichi chromosome 9, qqArgBrue1.1, whole genome shotgun sequence genome contains a region encoding:
- the LOC129984209 gene encoding uncharacterized protein LOC129984209, with amino-acid sequence MERNIRDVRDIFGCSGSDKQELRSYDYSPRSRRRHEAMDSYDSRITPHNNLQNSENRSNMATNNTKKSSRHRADDFLEPVRASKKSDENQKSSSSKNNKDAAYYANRTLTERDIRHLERHLSMKKTIRKQISRNLTQAFVDDPELVLTDTTNPTTKSSNKVSSDRTFTLTRAKVSKSEQNVLDLLKDNEPDSGHCSADNPNSSDDDSHQEQIRERHVVKSDKNNSKAVHENRNKAESNYKDDGKFSFWKMFSVKNRSKR; translated from the coding sequence ATGGAACGTAATATTCGAGATGTCAGAGATATATTCGGCTGTAGTGGCAGTGATAAACAAGAACTGAGGTCATATGACTATTCACCTCGGAGCCGTCGTCGGCATGAAGCCATGGACAGCTATGACAGCCGCATCACACCccataataatcttcaaaattctGAGAACAGATCAAATATGGCCACTAACAACACTAAAAAGAGCAGCCGTCATCGCGCAGACGATTTTCTAGAACCAGTTCGGGCGAGTAAGAAATCGGATGAGAATCAAAAGAGTTCCAGTTCCAAAAATAACAAAGATGCCGCCTACTACGCAAATCGGACTCTGACAGAAAGAGACATTCGACACCTGGAACGCCATTTATCGATGAAAAAGACGATTCGCAAGCAGATAAGTCGGAATTTGACGCAAGCCTTTGTGGATGATCCTGAATTGGTTTTGACGGATACTACTAATCCTACGACTAAGAGCAGCAACAAAGTTTCTTCGGATCGCACGTTTACATTAACCAGAGCAAAAGTATCGAAATCGGAACAGAATGTTTTGGATCTTCTAAAAGACAATGAACCAGATTCTGGTCATTGCAGTGCTGATAATCCGAACAGTTCCGATGATGATTCCCATCAAGAACAAATAAGAGAACGCCACGTTGTAAAGTCTGACAAGAATAATAGTAAAGCTGTGCATGAGAATAGAAATAAAGCAGAATCGAATTACAAGGACGACGGGAAATTTTCATTCTGGAAAATGTTCTCTGTTAAGAACAGAAGCAAACGATAA